A single Gadus macrocephalus chromosome 22, ASM3116895v1 DNA region contains:
- the arid1ab gene encoding AT-rich interactive domain-containing protein 1A isoform X4, with protein sequence MAAQVASAATLNTSPPSELKKPDRDPQEESVPGEKQHENKEPGSDSGSPGQKELQDGSDAGNSGGGGDSDMKNGNGNLPRVNNNSSNQNDTGGPEGNNHPGMGHHHSGPFPPPPYGYNQHYSRAPFHQHGGQQSPGMAAASGPAVQPGSMMDSYPPNSHEHGYPNHYNNYSPFPNRTSYQGQGYGAMNSPRNNQPPAAGGQPGKQQPAGGTAAMAASYNNQRYNMGNQQPTSTPTLNQLLTSPSSARSYQNYPQGDYNNQEGASKGPADMGSSQYGGGHPSWQQRSHHPPPMSPGNTGQPLNRNQPPAAMDPAGKMRGQQYGGANPYSQQQQQQQQQQQQQGPPSGPGAQQGGPYPGQGYGPAGPQRYPMGMQGRTPGAMAGMQYGQQDLSGSIDDLPTGAESALSPGVSTSGVSSSQGEQSNPAQSPFSPHTSPHLPGLRGPSPSPVGSPASVTTSRTGPLSPAAVPGNQMPPRPPSVQSDGIMHSTMNQSAMGPERVYMRNPQMGPYGSPGQPGSALSPRQSSGGQMHAGMGPYPQNNSMGNYGPQGAQYGPQGYPRQPGYSNMPNSNYPGGPGIGGSMNPMPGQGGGAPYPGMPPGRMGPGQMGPRPYGPAGMGPNMGPGLPPQVASGMCPPPGMNRKEGGPPMLHGPGNSIHTRPPGYPNMSQGMMGAGSPYGPGMNNMPGMMNQGGPGPYPMGGNMVNNSPGMAPSPEFGMDKMNPGQKMNNKIDGPPKQETKKKSSSSTITNEKITRLYELGPEPERKMWVDRFLAFAEEKAMGMNNLPAVGRKPLDLFRLYVSVKEIGGLTQVNKNKKWRELATNLNVGTSSSAASSLKKQYIQCLYAFECKVERGEDPPADFFNTDVKKNQAKVQPPSPAGSGSLQGPQTPQSTSSSMAEGGDLKPPTPASTPHSQMPPIAGVRSSVNLQDPFADGGDPAFSRRNAMTPNSQGYQPGMGGPEMMGRMGPYEPNKDPFGGMRKAGEQFMTPGPGPNSGMAEQYNRGPPGPLGNMQMGQRQQFAYGPGYDRRPEPGMGPESMGPGAPQANLMPSGADAGMYSPSRPPQQQQRSVASPSPSTHEPYANQYPGQGAPPGGPYPNQQPGMYPQQQPNYKRPVDGAYGPPAKRHEGEMYNVPYSGPQQPGPQPSGPQGQPDMYNQYGAYQGPGERRPPGPGGQFPFGFGRERGPASGGPNSQSPMPPQLMGSPMPSGPDGPQGPMWQGRNEMGYPNYPNRQGAPAPGQGPGYHTMIRSEEMLPADQRMNHEGPWPGHVNQRQPPYGPGSSGPPMSRPLPSNYQNSQNHIPQVSSPAPMPRMDIRTSPSKSPFMHSGTKMQKAGPPVPASHIGQAPVQSPLIRRDVAFPPGSIEASQPHLKPRRRLTMKDIGTPEAWRVMMSLKSGLLAESTWALDTINILLYDDNSISTFNLCQLPGFLELVVEYFRRCLIEIFGILKEYEVGDPGQRTLIDPAAAEDSCDEDLPPTDTDNMDTDEEEEEDEEDEDEEKEKPKEEEEEEEEKEKKSSSEVRVKQEVEEVCSQKDRPSSEEEEEAVKEEKKDVEGMASTKDGGASVPETTAAAQETPALPSFDRPKQASKFDKLPIKVVRKKNPLRGDRSARSGQRQSFDSGLIHWSIGGGDTTEHIQTHLESRVDLLHRPRKRTPVAAQSRKTAVEEVTMTTVLTMDAAAPTATTTTTTDTPQSKTASPRPSSEPPRDSEEKSETTTTTTTKAASPARPVVATIDDVLLARPASVPADQKDGGGKFLLGLQGRRHLKILEDEPHSKDETPLSTLADWQDSLARRCVCVSNIVRSLSFIPGNDQEMSRHPGLLLLLGRLVLLHHRHPERKQAPVTYEKEEEEDEGVSCERDEWWWDCLEALRENCLVTLANISGQLDLSLYPESICLPLLDGLLHWAVCPSAEALDPFPTLGPHGSLSPQRLVLETLSKLSIQDNNVDLILATPPFGRLERLYGALVRLVGERKVAVCREMAVVLLANLAQGDGLAARAIAVQKASVGNLLGFLEDSLAATQYQQSQGPLHHMQGGGGGGAAPFEPTSVDMMRRAARALHAMARVEENHAEFTLYESRLLDISVSPLMNSLVSHVICDVLFLIGRL encoded by the exons ATGGCCGCTCAGGTCGCCAGCGCCGCCACTCTCAACACTAGCCCGCCATCGGAACTCAAAAAGCCGGATCGGGACCCGCAGGAGGAGTCGGTACCGGGAGAGAAACAACATGAAAATAAGGAACCGGGATCTGACAGCGGATCACCGGGCCAGAAGGAGCTGCAGGACGGGAGCGATGCTGGAAattctgggggaggaggggattcTGACATGAAGAACGGGAACGGGAATTTACCAAGGGTAAATAATAACAGCAGCAACCAGAATGATACAGGGGGGCCCGAAGGAAATAACCATCCCGGGATGGGACACCACCACTCGGGCCcctttcctccacctccttacgGTTACAACCAGCACTACAGCCGGGCCCCTTTTCATCAACATGGCGGACAACAAAGCCCTGGCATGGCAGCTGCATCGGGGCCGGCAGTGCAACCAGGCAGTATGATGGACTCTTACCCTCCTAATTCACACGAGCACGGCTACCCAAACCATTACAACAACTACAGCCCATTCCCAAATAGGACTTCTTACCAGGGCCAAGGATACGGGGCCATGAATTCCCCGCGTAATAACCAGCCTCCGGCGGCTGGGGGGCAGCCAGGCAAGCAACAGCCCGCAGGAGGAACCGCTGCTATGGCTGCCTCTTACAATAATCAGAGGTATAACATGGGAAATCAACAACCTACATCTACACCAACTTTAAATCAGCTGCTGACCTCTCCAAGCTCTGCGAGGAGCTATCAAAATTACCCTCAAGGAGACTATAACAATCAGGAAGGGGCCAGCAAGGGACCAGCAGATATGGGAAGCAGTCAGTATGGTGGGGGCCATCCGAGTTGGCAACAAAGAAGCCATCATCCTCCTCCCATGAGCCCGGGAAACACTGGACAACCTCTTAACCGAAATCAG CCTCCGGCTGCCATGGATCCGGCGGGGAAGATGCGGGGCCAACAATACGGCGGGGCCAACCCCtactcccagcagcagcagcagcagcaacaacagcagcagcagcaggggccaccgtcgggccccggggcccagcaAGGTGGCCCCTACCCGGGGCAGGGTTACGGGCCAGCGGGCCCACAGAGGTACCCCATGGGGATGCAGGGGCGCACCCCTGGCGCCATGGCTGGCATGCAGTACGGACAGCAG gacctGTCGGGCTCCATCGACGACCTGCCCACGGGCGCCGAGAGCGCCCTGAGCCCGGGGGTCAGCACCTCGGGGGTGTCCAGCAGCCAGGGAGAGCAGAGCAACCCGGCCCAGTCGCCCTTCTCCCCGCACACCTCCCCCCACCTGCCGGGCCTCCGGGGGCCCTCGCCCTCCCCCGTGGGCTCCCCCGCCAGCGTCACCACCTCCAGGACCGGGCCCCTCTCGCCGGCCGCCGTGCCAG GTAACCAGATGCCCCCGCGGCCGCCCAGCGTGCAGTCGGACGGCATCATGCACTCTACCATGAACCAGTCGGCCATGGGCCCGGAGAGGG TGTACATGAGAAACCCCCAGATGGGCCCCTACGGGTCCCCCGGTCAGCCCGGCTCCGCCTTATCTCCCCGCCAGTCCTCCGGGGGCCAGATGCACGCCGGCATGGGCCCCTATCCCCAGAACAACTCCATGGGCAACTACGGACCCCAGGGGGCCCAGTACGGCCCTCAAG GCTACCCCAGGCAGCCCGGCTACAGCAACATGCCCAACTCCAACTACCCGGGAGGCCCCGGCATCGGCGGCTCCATGAACCCCATGCCGGGCCAGGGCGGCGGGGCGCCCTACCCCGGCATGCCCCCCGGCCGCATGGGCCCCGGGCAGATGGGCCCGCGGCCGTACGGCCCCGCCGGCATGGGCCCCAACATGGGGCCCGGCTTGCCCCCCCAGGTGGCCTCCGGGATGTGTCCACCCCCGGGCATGAACAGGAAGGAGGGCGGCCCCCCCATGCTCCACGGCCCCGGCAACTCCATACACACCAG GCCGCCCGGTTACCCCAACATGTCCCAGGGCATGATGGGCGCGGGCTCCCCGTATGGCCCGGGCATGAACAACATGCCCGGCATGATGAACCAAGGCGGTCCAGGCCCGTACCCCATGGGGGGCAACATGGTCAACAACTCCCCCG GCATGGCCCCCAGTCCAGAGTTTGGCATGGACAAGATGAACCCCGGCCAGAAGATGAACAACAAAATCGACGGCCCCCCCAAGCAAGAAACTAAAAAG aAGTCGAGCTCGTCCACCATCACCAACGAGAAGATCACCCGCCTGTACGAGCTGGGCCCCGAGCCGGAGAGGAAGATGTGGGTGGACCGCTTCCTGGCCTTCGCCGAGGAGAAGGCCATGGGCATGAACAACCTGCCCGCCGTGGGCCGCAAGCCCCTGGACCTCTTCCGCCTCTACGTGTCCGTCAAGGAGATCGGGGGGCTCACCCAG gtgaacaagaacaagaagtgGCGGGAGCTGGCCACCAACCTGAACGTGGGCACGTCGAGCAGCGCGGCCAGCTCGCTGAAGAAGCAGTACATCCAGTGTCTGTACGCCTTCGAGTGCAAGGTGGAGCGCGGAGAGGACCCGCCCGCCGACTTCTTCAACACGGACGTCAAGAAGAACCAGGCCAAGGTCCAGCCCCCCAGCCCAG CCGGCTCCGGGTCCCTCCAGgggccccagaccccccagtCCACCAGTAGCTCCATGGCTGAGGGGGGCGACCTGAAGCCTCCCACCCCGGCCTCCACCCCCCACAGCCAGATGCCTCCCATCGCGGGCGTCAG GAGCAGCGTCAACCTCCAGGACCCCTTCGCCGACGGCGGTGACCCGGCCTTCTCCCGGAGGAACGCCATGACCCCCAACTCCCAGGGCTACCAGCCCGGCATGGGCGGCCCCGAGATGATGGGCCGCATGGGCCCCTACGAGCCCAACAAGGACCCCTTCGGCGGCATGAGGAAAG CGGGAGAGCAGTTCATGACACCCGGCCCGGGGCCCAACAGCGGCATGGCGGAGCAGTACAACcgcggccccccggggcccttgGGCAACATGCAGATGGGCCAGAGGCAGCAGTTTGCCTACGGACCGGGATACGACCGCAG GCCGGAGCCCGGCATGGGTCCCGAGAGCATGGGCCCCGGAGCGCCCCAGGCCAACCTCATGCCCTCGGGGGCCGACGCAGGCATGTACTCGCCCAGCCggcccccccagcagcagcagcggtcaGTAGCGTCCCCCTCACCATCGAC GCACGAGCCCTATGCTAATCAGTACCCCGGCCAAGGAGCTCCCCCTGGTGGCCCCTACCCCAACCAGCAGCCAGGAATGTATCCCCAGCAGCAGCCG AACTACAAGCGTCCTGTGGACGGAGCCTACGGCCCCCCGGCCAAGCGCCACGAGGGCGAGATGTACAACGTCCCCTACAGCGGCCCCCAGCAGCCGGGGCCCCAGCCGTCGGGCCCCCAGGGCCAGCCAGACATGTACAACCAGTACGGCGCCTACCAGGGCCCCGGTGAGCGCCGGCCGCCCGGCCCCGGGGGCCAGTTCCCCTTCGGGTTCGGTCGGGAGCGGGGCCCGGCCTCTGGGGGCCCCAACTCCCAGTCCCCCATGCCGCCCCAGTTGATGGGCAGCCCCATGCCTTCGGGGCCAgacggcccccaggggcccatgTGGCAGGGCCGCAACGAGATGGGCTACCCCAACTACCCCAACCGGCAGGGGGCCCCGGCCCCCGGCCAGGGGCCCGGCTACCACACCATGATCCGCTCGGAGGAGATGCTGCCGGCGGACCAGCGCATGAACCACGAGGGGCCCTGGCCCGGCCACGTCAACCAGAGGCAGCCGCCGTACGGCCCCGGCTCCTCGGGGCCCCCCATGTCCAGGCCCCTGCCGTCCAACTACCAGAACTCCCAGAACCACATTCCGCAGGTCTCCAGTCCGGCGCCCATGCCCCGCATGGACATCCGCACGTCCCCCAGCAAGTCCCCTTTTATGCACTCGGGCACCAAGATGCAGAAAGCCGGCCCTCCGGTGCCCGCTTCCCATATCGGCCAGGCCCCTGTGCAGTCGCCCCTGATCAGGAGGGACGTTGCCTTCCCCCCTGGCTCCATCGAGGCCAGCCAGCCCCACCTGAAACCCCGGAGGAGACTGACCATGAAGGACATCG GCACGCCCGAGGCTTGGAGGGTGATGATGTCGCTCAAGTCGGGTTTGCTAGCCGAGAGCACCTGGGCCCTGGACACCATTAACATTCTGCTGTACGACGACAACAGCATTTCTACTTTCAACCTCTGCCAG CTGCCTGGCTtcctggagctggtggtggagtaCTTCCGGCGGTGCCTGATCGAGATCTTCGGCATCCTGAAGGAGTACGAGGTGGGCGACCCGGGCCAGCGCACGCTGATCGACCCCGCGGCCGCCGAGGACAGCTGCGACGAGGACCTGCCCCCCACCGACACGGACAACATGGAcacagacgaggaggaggaagaggacgaggaggacgaggacgaggagaaggagaagcccaaggaggaggaggaggaggaggaggagaaggagaagaagagttCCTCGGAGGTCCGGGtgaagcaggaggtggaggaggtgtgctCGCAGAAAGACCGGCCTTCatcggaggaggaagaagaggccgtgaaggaggagaagaaggacgtTGAAGGGATGGCCTCGACCAAAGACGGAGGAGCCTCTGTACCGGAAACAACCGCCGCCGCCCAAGAAACCCCGGCCCTGCCCTCGTTCGACCGGCCCAAGCAGGCCAGCAAGTTTGACAAGCTGCCCATCAAGGTGGTGCGCAAGAAGAACCCCCTCCGGGGCGACCGCTCGGCCCGCTCGGGCCAGCGGCAGAGCTTCGACAGCGGCCTCATACACTGGAGCATCGGCGGCGGAGACACCACCGAACACATCCAGACCCACCTGGAGAGCCGGGTGGATCTGCTCCACCGGCCGCGCAAGCGGACGCCCGTCGCGGCGCAGAGCAGAAAGACGGCCGTCGAGGAGGTGACCATGACGACGGTCCTGACGATGGACGCCGCCGCCCCGacggcgacgacgacgacgacgacggacaCCCCCCAGAGCAAGACGGCCTCGCCCCGGCCCTCCTCGGAGCCCCCCCGCGACTCGGAAGAGAAGAGcgagacgacgacgacgacgacgacgaaggCGGCGTCCCCGGCCCGCCCCGTCGTGGCCACCATCGACGACGTGCTGTTGGCGCGGCCGGCCTCCGTGCCGGCGGACCAGAAGGACGGCGGCGGCAAGTTCCTGCTGGGCCTGCAGGGCCGGCGCCACCTGAAGATCCTGGAGGACGAGCCGCACAGCAAGGACGAGACGCCGCTCAGCACGCTGGCGGACTGGCAGGACTCGCTGGCGCGCCGCTGCGTCTGCGTGTCCAACATCGTGCGCAGCCTCTCCTTCATCCCGGGCAACGACCAGGAGATGTCCCGGCACccgggcctgctgctgctgctgggccgcCTGGTGCTGCTGCACCACCGGCACCCCGAGCGCAAGCAGGCGCCCGTCACCtacgagaaggaggaggaggaggacgagggcgTGAGCTGCGAGCGCGACGAGTGGTGGTGGGACTGCCTGGAGGCGCTGCGAGAGAACTGCCTGGTGACGCTGGCCAACATCTCGGGCCAGCTGGACCTCTCGCTCTACCCCGAGAGCATCTGCCTGCCCCTGCTGGACGGCCTGCTCCACTGGGCCGTGTGCCCCTCGGCCGAGGCCCTGGACCCCTTCCCCACGCTGGGGCCCCACGGCTCGCTGTCGCCGCAGCGGCTGGTGCTGGAGACCCTCAGCAAGCTGAGCATCCAGGACAACAACGTGGACCTCATCCTGGCCACGCCGCCCTTCGGCCGGCTGGAGCGGCTGTACGGCGCCCTGGTGCGGCTGGTGGGCGAGCGCAAGGTGGCGGTGTGCCGGGAGATGGCGGTGGTGCTGCTGGCCAACCTGGCGCAGGGCGACGGGCTGGCGGCGCGCGCCATCGCCGTGCAGAAGGCCAGCGTGGGCAACCTGCTGGGCTTCCTGGAGGACAGCCTGGCGGCCACGCAGTACCAGCAGAGCCAGGGCCCGCTGCACCACAtgcagggcggcggcggcggtggggcgGCGCCCTTCGAGCCCACCAGCGTGGACATGATGCGGCGGGCAGCGCGCGCGCTGCACGCCATGGCCCGCGTGGAGGAGAACCACGCCGAGTTCACGCTGTACGAGTCGCGGCTGCTCGACATCTCGGTGTCGCCGCTCATGAACTCGCTGGTGTCGCACGTGATCTGCGACGTACTCTTTCTGATCGGCCGCTTATGA